From the genome of Cottoperca gobio unplaced genomic scaffold, fCotGob3.1 fCotGob3_293arrow_ctg1, whole genome shotgun sequence, one region includes:
- the zdbf2 gene encoding DBF4-type zinc finger-containing protein 2 isoform X3: MSDSSDEGDQGKAGSTSRKWVESQPGPSSRQGYCGYCRVLYSDLDQHLSSLRHLDAVRASSRGSSVSSTSSSRSKLTLLERFLQDVLQHHPHHYNDPRPSHADLPSVAAPPCLRAELDDVSCQPANQKEEGASQERLSAPIREQEEGGTAPRGHIHSSHAQTPPPVHRKAHRKTNRRKFSDSFTSLPPPTDSAPPPHTDPAPWLSWPQERRAGLKAEAFSSDRSHSLDRIIEEVIQMCCHGDRSTDSFHLSLPVSVETQSDDWDSPVQRGFCDTPVQVSPADLSHLTDVQVHLEHQLYSAQLDSALHSERPAGGGVRRDEGFQTLPIEEVLPAPEHIPESFRGKSWTQIEQEDEEKVEKLVRQFRQGRFICYFDSESLARYGRKSQIQKGLVKNKEVESDTGVLPLLDSDDDDSAYVRRRRRGFRVASRCQVVKVSHSTQTVRLVIPAVRQPASEAPPTSVPAANQAAVEQTPVAPTWRCLPPSYSNIVTPLQQRTSLVYLLCSPSGSAYTPAPGSAHKRCRKKRRPLDPQGLKVKYKQLPFRFYNPSSNRILKNPPKGFLWQRGSVPSIPPPPCVRQLFRSLSPDLNTDRPAMEGATGSSRVKDQRSPDPPFSHANSMLSRDSVRRRGRTSEAPPSPPHTRSERVRGGRTRPPPSKRRTRSQATPPHSRREGLRRAGPDRKIPGSTGQPHPPSPRRGRSQKGRSCERGRRKQLRHRWTFTHFLQRYLNTGGR, translated from the exons ATGTCAGACTCCTCTGATGAAG gtgaccAGGGGAAGGCGGGGTCCACCAGCAG GAAGTGGGTGGAGTCTCAGCCGGGTCCATCCAGCAGGCAGGGTTACTGTGGATACTGCAGAGTCCTGTACAGCGATCTGGACCAG CACCTGTCCAGCCTCCGACACCTGGACGCTGTCCGGGCGTCCTCCAGAGGAAGCTCTGTCtcctccaccagcagcagcagaagcaaaCTGACCCTGCTGGAGCGCTTCCTGCAGGACGTCCTGCAGCACCACCCACATCACTACAACGACCCCAG GCCGTCTCATGCTGACCTCCCGTCAGTCGCCGCCCCTCCTTGTCTGAGGGCGGAACTTGATGACGTCTCCTGccagccagccaatcagaaggaAGAAGGGGCAAGTCAGGAGAGGCTTTCTGCACCAatcagagagcaggaggaaggagggacCGCCCCCAGGGGGCACATACATTCATCACATGCACAGACCCCGCCCCCTGTCCACAGGAAGGCCCACAGGAAGACAAACAGGAGAAAATTTAGTGACTCCTTCACCTCCCTGCCGCCCCCCACAGATTCCGCCCCCCCACCGCACACAGACCCCGCCCCTTGGCTGAGCTGGCCGCAGGAGAGGCGGGCTGGTCTTAAAGCAGAGGCGTTCTCGTCGGACCGCAGCCACTCTCTGGACCGGATCATCGAGGAG GTGATTCAGATGTGTTGTCACGGGGACAGATCCACGGACAGCTTTCACCTCAGCCTCCCCGTCTCAGTGGAAACACAAAGTGACGACTGGGACTCACCTGTGCAG CGAGGATTCTGCGACACACCGGTCCAGGTGAGCCCAGCCGACCTGAGCCACCTGACGGATGTTCAGGTGCACCTGGAGCACCAACTGTACTCCGCCCAGCTTGACTCTGCCCTCCACAGCGAGCGGCCAGCAGGGGGAGGGGTCAGACGGGATGAGGGCTTCCAGACTTTGCCTATAGAGGAGGTGCTGCCAGCACCAGAGCATATCCCAGAATCCTTCAGGGGAAAGAGCTGGACCCAGATCGAgcaggaggacgaggagaaggtggagaagCTGGTCCGGCAGTTCAGACAGGGGAGATTCATCTGCTATTTCGACTCTGAGTCTCTGGCCAG GTACGGTAGGAAGAGCCAAATCCAGAAGGGGCTTGTTAAAAACAAGGAAGTGGAGTCTGACACCGGCGTCCTGCCCTTATTGGACAGTGATGACGATGACTCGGCGTACGTCAGGAGAAGGAGACGGGGCTTCAGAGTGGCGTCCAGGTGTCAG GTGGTCAAAGTCAGTCACAGCACTCAGACGGTCCGATTGGTTATTCCAGCTGTGCGTCAACCAGCTTCTGAGGCCCCGCCCACCAGTGtccctgcagccaatcaggcGGCAGTAGAGCAGACTCCCGTGGCGCCGACGTGGCGCTGCCTCCCTCCATCGTACTCAAATATCGTCACGCCGCTACAGCAGCGCACCTCTCTGGTCTATCTGCTCTGCTCGCCCTCAGGCTCCGCCTACACACCTGCACCAGGCTCCGCCCACAAACGCTGCAGAAAGAAGAGGCGTCCGTTAGACCCACAGGGGTTAAAGGTCAAATACAAACAACTTCCTTTCCGGTTCTACAACCCGAGCAGCAACCGTATCCTGAAGAACCCCCCTAAAGGCTTCCTGTGGCAACGAGGCTCCGTCCCCTCCATCCCGCCCCCACCGTGTGTCCGTCAGCTGTTCAGAAGTCTGAGTCCAGACCTGAACACCGACAGGCCGGCGATGGAGGGGGCCACAGGCTCCTCCAGGGTTAAAGATCAGAGGTCACCTGACCCACCCTTCAGCCACGCCAACAGCATGCTCAGCAGGGATTCAGTCAGGAGGCGGGGAAGGACGTCTGAAGCTCCGCCTTCTCCGCCTCACACCAGGTCAGAGCgggtgaggggggggaggaCACGCCCCCCACCCTCCAAGAGGAGAACCAGGTCTCAGGCGACGCCCCCCCATTCTAGGAGAGAAGGCCTGCGTCGGGCAGGCCCCGACAGGAAGATCCCCGGATCCACGGGCCAGCCTCACCCTCCCTCACCCCGCCGGGGGAGGTCGCAGAAGGGGCGGAGCTGCGAGAGGGGGCGCAG GAAGCAGCTCCGACACAGGTGGACGTTCACACACTTCCTGCAGCGATACCTGAACACAGGAGGACGATGA
- the zdbf2 gene encoding DBF4-type zinc finger-containing protein 2 isoform X1: MSDSSDEGDQGKAGSTSRKWVESQPGPSSRQGYCGYCRVLYSDLDQHLSSLRHLDAVRASSRGSSVSSTSSSRSKLTLLERFLQDVLQHHPHHYNDPRPSHADLPSVAAPPCLRAELDDVSCQPANQKEEGASQERLSAPIREQEEGGTAPRGHIHSSHAQTPPPVHRKAHRKTNRRKFSDSFTSLPPPTDSAPPPHTDPAPWLSWPQERRAGLKAEAFSSDRSHSLDRIIEEVIQMCCHGDRSTDSFHLSLPVSVETQSDDWDSPVQRGFCDTPVQVSPADLSHLTDVQVHLEHQLYSAQLDSALHSERPAGGGVRRDEGFQTLPIEEVLPAPEHIPESFRGKSWTQIEQEDEEKVEKLVRQFRQGRFICYFDSESLARYGRKSQIQKGLVKNKEVESDTGVLPLLDSDDDDSAYVRRRRRGFRVASRCQVSTDKFQYLHKVKCLRHLCLFLQVVKVSHSTQTVRLVIPAVRQPASEAPPTSVPAANQAAVEQTPVAPTWRCLPPSYSNIVTPLQQRTSLVYLLCSPSGSAYTPAPGSAHKRCRKKRRPLDPQGLKVKYKQLPFRFYNPSSNRILKNPPKGFLWQRGSVPSIPPPPCVRQLFRSLSPDLNTDRPAMEGATGSSRVKDQRSPDPPFSHANSMLSRDSVRRRGRTSEAPPSPPHTRSERVRGGRTRPPPSKRRTRSQATPPHSRREGLRRAGPDRKIPGSTGQPHPPSPRRGRSQKGRSCERGRRKQLRHRWTFTHFLQRYLNTGGR, translated from the exons ATGTCAGACTCCTCTGATGAAG gtgaccAGGGGAAGGCGGGGTCCACCAGCAG GAAGTGGGTGGAGTCTCAGCCGGGTCCATCCAGCAGGCAGGGTTACTGTGGATACTGCAGAGTCCTGTACAGCGATCTGGACCAG CACCTGTCCAGCCTCCGACACCTGGACGCTGTCCGGGCGTCCTCCAGAGGAAGCTCTGTCtcctccaccagcagcagcagaagcaaaCTGACCCTGCTGGAGCGCTTCCTGCAGGACGTCCTGCAGCACCACCCACATCACTACAACGACCCCAG GCCGTCTCATGCTGACCTCCCGTCAGTCGCCGCCCCTCCTTGTCTGAGGGCGGAACTTGATGACGTCTCCTGccagccagccaatcagaaggaAGAAGGGGCAAGTCAGGAGAGGCTTTCTGCACCAatcagagagcaggaggaaggagggacCGCCCCCAGGGGGCACATACATTCATCACATGCACAGACCCCGCCCCCTGTCCACAGGAAGGCCCACAGGAAGACAAACAGGAGAAAATTTAGTGACTCCTTCACCTCCCTGCCGCCCCCCACAGATTCCGCCCCCCCACCGCACACAGACCCCGCCCCTTGGCTGAGCTGGCCGCAGGAGAGGCGGGCTGGTCTTAAAGCAGAGGCGTTCTCGTCGGACCGCAGCCACTCTCTGGACCGGATCATCGAGGAG GTGATTCAGATGTGTTGTCACGGGGACAGATCCACGGACAGCTTTCACCTCAGCCTCCCCGTCTCAGTGGAAACACAAAGTGACGACTGGGACTCACCTGTGCAG CGAGGATTCTGCGACACACCGGTCCAGGTGAGCCCAGCCGACCTGAGCCACCTGACGGATGTTCAGGTGCACCTGGAGCACCAACTGTACTCCGCCCAGCTTGACTCTGCCCTCCACAGCGAGCGGCCAGCAGGGGGAGGGGTCAGACGGGATGAGGGCTTCCAGACTTTGCCTATAGAGGAGGTGCTGCCAGCACCAGAGCATATCCCAGAATCCTTCAGGGGAAAGAGCTGGACCCAGATCGAgcaggaggacgaggagaaggtggagaagCTGGTCCGGCAGTTCAGACAGGGGAGATTCATCTGCTATTTCGACTCTGAGTCTCTGGCCAG GTACGGTAGGAAGAGCCAAATCCAGAAGGGGCTTGTTAAAAACAAGGAAGTGGAGTCTGACACCGGCGTCCTGCCCTTATTGGACAGTGATGACGATGACTCGGCGTACGTCAGGAGAAGGAGACGGGGCTTCAGAGTGGCGTCCAGGTGTCAGGTGAGCACAGACAAGTTTCAGTATCTGCATAAAGTTAAATGTCTTCGTCACCTGTGTTTGTTCCTTCAGGTGGTCAAAGTCAGTCACAGCACTCAGACGGTCCGATTGGTTATTCCAGCTGTGCGTCAACCAGCTTCTGAGGCCCCGCCCACCAGTGtccctgcagccaatcaggcGGCAGTAGAGCAGACTCCCGTGGCGCCGACGTGGCGCTGCCTCCCTCCATCGTACTCAAATATCGTCACGCCGCTACAGCAGCGCACCTCTCTGGTCTATCTGCTCTGCTCGCCCTCAGGCTCCGCCTACACACCTGCACCAGGCTCCGCCCACAAACGCTGCAGAAAGAAGAGGCGTCCGTTAGACCCACAGGGGTTAAAGGTCAAATACAAACAACTTCCTTTCCGGTTCTACAACCCGAGCAGCAACCGTATCCTGAAGAACCCCCCTAAAGGCTTCCTGTGGCAACGAGGCTCCGTCCCCTCCATCCCGCCCCCACCGTGTGTCCGTCAGCTGTTCAGAAGTCTGAGTCCAGACCTGAACACCGACAGGCCGGCGATGGAGGGGGCCACAGGCTCCTCCAGGGTTAAAGATCAGAGGTCACCTGACCCACCCTTCAGCCACGCCAACAGCATGCTCAGCAGGGATTCAGTCAGGAGGCGGGGAAGGACGTCTGAAGCTCCGCCTTCTCCGCCTCACACCAGGTCAGAGCgggtgaggggggggaggaCACGCCCCCCACCCTCCAAGAGGAGAACCAGGTCTCAGGCGACGCCCCCCCATTCTAGGAGAGAAGGCCTGCGTCGGGCAGGCCCCGACAGGAAGATCCCCGGATCCACGGGCCAGCCTCACCCTCCCTCACCCCGCCGGGGGAGGTCGCAGAAGGGGCGGAGCTGCGAGAGGGGGCGCAG GAAGCAGCTCCGACACAGGTGGACGTTCACACACTTCCTGCAGCGATACCTGAACACAGGAGGACGATGA
- the zdbf2 gene encoding DBF4-type zinc finger-containing protein 2 isoform X2, whose amino-acid sequence MSDSSDEGDQGKAGSTSRKWVESQPGPSSRQGYCGYCRVLYSDLDQHLSSLRHLDAVRASSRGSSVSSTSSSRSKLTLLERFLQDVLQHHPHHYNDPRPSHADLPSVAAPPCLRAELDDVSCQPANQKEEGASQERLSAPIREQEEGGTAPRGHIHSSHAQTPPPVHRKAHRKTNRRKFSDSFTSLPPPTDSAPPPHTDPAPWLSWPQERRAGLKAEAFSSDRSHSLDRIIEEVIQMCCHGDRSTDSFHLSLPVSVETQSDDWDSPVQRGFCDTPVQVSPADLSHLTDVQVHLEHQLYSAQLDSALHSERPAGGGVRRDEGFQTLPIEEVLPAPEHIPESFRGKSWTQIEQEDEEKVEKLVRQFRQGRFICYFDSESLARYGRKSQIQKGLVKNKEVESDTGVLPLLDSDDDDSAYVRRRRRGFRVASRCQVSTDKFQYLHKVKCLRHLCLFLQVVKVSHSTQTVRLVIPAVRQPASEAPPTSVPAANQAAVEQTPVAPTWRCLPPSYSNIVTPLQQRTSLVYLLCSPSGSAYTPAPGSAHKRCRKKRRPLDPQGLKVKYKQLPFRFYNPSSNRILKNPPKGFLWQRGSVPSIPPPPCVRQLFRSLSPDLNTDRPAMEGATGSSRVKDQRSPDPPFSHANSMLSRDSVRRRGRTSEAPPSPPHTRSERVRGGRTRPPPSKRRTRSQATPPHSRREGLRRAGPDRKIPGSTGQPHPPSPRRGRSQKGRSCERGRR is encoded by the exons ATGTCAGACTCCTCTGATGAAG gtgaccAGGGGAAGGCGGGGTCCACCAGCAG GAAGTGGGTGGAGTCTCAGCCGGGTCCATCCAGCAGGCAGGGTTACTGTGGATACTGCAGAGTCCTGTACAGCGATCTGGACCAG CACCTGTCCAGCCTCCGACACCTGGACGCTGTCCGGGCGTCCTCCAGAGGAAGCTCTGTCtcctccaccagcagcagcagaagcaaaCTGACCCTGCTGGAGCGCTTCCTGCAGGACGTCCTGCAGCACCACCCACATCACTACAACGACCCCAG GCCGTCTCATGCTGACCTCCCGTCAGTCGCCGCCCCTCCTTGTCTGAGGGCGGAACTTGATGACGTCTCCTGccagccagccaatcagaaggaAGAAGGGGCAAGTCAGGAGAGGCTTTCTGCACCAatcagagagcaggaggaaggagggacCGCCCCCAGGGGGCACATACATTCATCACATGCACAGACCCCGCCCCCTGTCCACAGGAAGGCCCACAGGAAGACAAACAGGAGAAAATTTAGTGACTCCTTCACCTCCCTGCCGCCCCCCACAGATTCCGCCCCCCCACCGCACACAGACCCCGCCCCTTGGCTGAGCTGGCCGCAGGAGAGGCGGGCTGGTCTTAAAGCAGAGGCGTTCTCGTCGGACCGCAGCCACTCTCTGGACCGGATCATCGAGGAG GTGATTCAGATGTGTTGTCACGGGGACAGATCCACGGACAGCTTTCACCTCAGCCTCCCCGTCTCAGTGGAAACACAAAGTGACGACTGGGACTCACCTGTGCAG CGAGGATTCTGCGACACACCGGTCCAGGTGAGCCCAGCCGACCTGAGCCACCTGACGGATGTTCAGGTGCACCTGGAGCACCAACTGTACTCCGCCCAGCTTGACTCTGCCCTCCACAGCGAGCGGCCAGCAGGGGGAGGGGTCAGACGGGATGAGGGCTTCCAGACTTTGCCTATAGAGGAGGTGCTGCCAGCACCAGAGCATATCCCAGAATCCTTCAGGGGAAAGAGCTGGACCCAGATCGAgcaggaggacgaggagaaggtggagaagCTGGTCCGGCAGTTCAGACAGGGGAGATTCATCTGCTATTTCGACTCTGAGTCTCTGGCCAG GTACGGTAGGAAGAGCCAAATCCAGAAGGGGCTTGTTAAAAACAAGGAAGTGGAGTCTGACACCGGCGTCCTGCCCTTATTGGACAGTGATGACGATGACTCGGCGTACGTCAGGAGAAGGAGACGGGGCTTCAGAGTGGCGTCCAGGTGTCAGGTGAGCACAGACAAGTTTCAGTATCTGCATAAAGTTAAATGTCTTCGTCACCTGTGTTTGTTCCTTCAGGTGGTCAAAGTCAGTCACAGCACTCAGACGGTCCGATTGGTTATTCCAGCTGTGCGTCAACCAGCTTCTGAGGCCCCGCCCACCAGTGtccctgcagccaatcaggcGGCAGTAGAGCAGACTCCCGTGGCGCCGACGTGGCGCTGCCTCCCTCCATCGTACTCAAATATCGTCACGCCGCTACAGCAGCGCACCTCTCTGGTCTATCTGCTCTGCTCGCCCTCAGGCTCCGCCTACACACCTGCACCAGGCTCCGCCCACAAACGCTGCAGAAAGAAGAGGCGTCCGTTAGACCCACAGGGGTTAAAGGTCAAATACAAACAACTTCCTTTCCGGTTCTACAACCCGAGCAGCAACCGTATCCTGAAGAACCCCCCTAAAGGCTTCCTGTGGCAACGAGGCTCCGTCCCCTCCATCCCGCCCCCACCGTGTGTCCGTCAGCTGTTCAGAAGTCTGAGTCCAGACCTGAACACCGACAGGCCGGCGATGGAGGGGGCCACAGGCTCCTCCAGGGTTAAAGATCAGAGGTCACCTGACCCACCCTTCAGCCACGCCAACAGCATGCTCAGCAGGGATTCAGTCAGGAGGCGGGGAAGGACGTCTGAAGCTCCGCCTTCTCCGCCTCACACCAGGTCAGAGCgggtgaggggggggaggaCACGCCCCCCACCCTCCAAGAGGAGAACCAGGTCTCAGGCGACGCCCCCCCATTCTAGGAGAGAAGGCCTGCGTCGGGCAGGCCCCGACAGGAAGATCCCCGGATCCACGGGCCAGCCTCACCCTCCCTCACCCCGCCGGGGGAGGTCGCAGAAGGGGCGGAGCTGCGAGAGGGGGCGCAGGTAA
- the ebpl gene encoding emopamil-binding protein-like, which produces MGQLRAGIRTNTANGERPVSGPEDVPPHSHSLPPPPCLSLVSVLSLLACSVQVLVAVLLTCRYGGRSSAEDRWIVLWLFYDVIVHLTLEGPFVYMSLVGTVETSDGLLAELWKEYGKADRRWLISDPTIVSIEILTVVLGSLLALLLIHAVLKDKYYRHFLQVALSVCELYGGWMTFCPDWLAGSPHLDTSSWLYLWVYLVFFNGLWVLVPSVLLVQSWISLSRLHALRPDDVNKKRT; this is translated from the exons ATGGGGCAGCTCAGGGCGGGGATTAGAACCAACACAGCAAATGGAGAGAGGCCGGTGTCAGGGCCTGAAGACGTCCCTCCACATTCACACAGTTTG cccccccccccctgcctctcTCTTGTGTCCGTCTTGTCTCTATTAGCGTGTAGCGTTCAGGTGTTAGTCGCCGTGCTGCTAACATGTAGGTATGGTGGGCGGAGCTCCGCGGAGGACAGGTGGATCGTGCTGTGGCTCTTCTATGACGTCATCGTCCACCTGACGCTG GAAGGTCCGTTTGTGTACATGTCTCTGGTTGGGACGGTGGAGACGTCTGATGGTCTGCTAGCTGAACTCT GGAAGGAGTACGGTAAAGCTGACCGTCGTTGGCTGATTTCTGATCCGACCATCGTCTCGATAGAAATTCTCACCGTCGTCCTCGGCTCTCTGCTGGCTTTACTTCTGATACACGCCGTACTGAAGGACAAATACTACAG ACACTTCCTGCAGGTCGCTCTGAGCGTGTGCGAGCTGTACGGCGGCTGGATGACGTTCTGTCCTGATTGGCTGGCTGGCAGTCCTCACCTGGACACGTCCAGCTGGCTCTACCTGTGGGTCTACCTGGTCTTCTTTAACGGGCTCTGGGTCCTGGTCCCGTCAGTGCTGCTGGTCCAGTCCTGGATCTCTCTGAGCAGACTGCACGCGCTTAGACCGGACGACGTAAACAAGAAGAGGACGTAG